The following coding sequences are from one Panicum hallii strain FIL2 chromosome 5, PHallii_v3.1, whole genome shotgun sequence window:
- the LOC112895355 gene encoding transcription repressor OFP8-like, whose protein sequence is MHLREAMEGASADAGTGRKKLKHRLAAILSVFSRRAGGGGRKRRENENEHEAKPPPVAFPSYSRIGGGKKPGGGIVDRRLSLSVPRPAPLVHITIDCAGRRSVDAADPSLLPLPPLDAADRKPERRAAPPHSEAGEWEGRKCPPSSPFVAHLPPVARWKERAGSSSRRLSTHSSRRLVSSSSSDDEYDEDSRNLFSSRSFSSDSSDFYNCPRKNTRARASVSGPCRAPQAPARRGASQSCRYSFELPRGSAASAAADGGFAVVKRSADPYEDFRKSMQEMIAEWPAGGGGGEGEHSAERLLETYLVLNSPRHYPAILAAFADVREALFP, encoded by the coding sequence ATGCACCTTCGTGAGGCGATGGAGGGCGCCAGCGCGGACGCCGGCACCGGGCGCAAGAAGCTGAAGCACCGCCTCGCGGCGATCCTCTCGGTGTTCTCCCgccgcgcggggggcggcggcaggAAGCGCCGCGAGAACGAGAACGAGCACGAagcgaagccgccgccggtggcaTTCCCGTCCTACTCTCGCATCGGCGGCGGCAAGAAGCCCGGGGGTGGGATCGTCGACCGCCGGCTGTCCCTCTCCgtgccgcgccccgcgccgctggTCCACATCACCATCGACTGCGCGGGGCGGCGCTCCGTCGACGCGGCCGACCCGTCCCTCCTCCCGCTCCCGCCACTCGACGCCGCGGACAGGAAGCCGGAGCGGCGGGCCGCGCCGCCACACAGCGAGGCCGGCGAGTGGGAGGGCCGCAAGTGCCCGCCGTCCTCGCCGTTCGTGGCGCACCTGCCGCCCGTGGCGCGGTGGAAGGAGCGGGCTGGCAGCTCGTCGCGCCGGCTGTCGACGCACTCGTCGCGCCGGCTCGTCAGCAGCTCGTCCTCCGACGACGAGTACGACGAGGACTCGAGGAACCTCTTCTCGTCGCGGAGCTTCTCCTCCGACTCGTCCGACTTCTACAACTGCCCGCGCAAGAACACCCGGGCGCGCGCCTCCGTGTCGGGCCCGTGCCGCGCGCCCCAGGcccccgcgcggcgcggcgcgtccCAGAGCTGCCGGTACAGCTTCGAGCTGCCGCGGGGCTCGGCGGCGTCCGCCGCCGCGGACGGCGGGTTCGCGGTGGTGAAGCGGTCGGCGGACCCGTACGAGGACTTCCGCAAGTCGATGCAGGAGATGATCGCCGagtggccggcgggcggcggcggcggggagggggaGCACAGCGCGGAGCGCCTGCTGGAGACGTACCTCGTGCTCAACTCGCCGCGCCACTACCCTGCGATCCTCGCGGCGTTCGCCGACGTGCGGGAGGCGCTCTTCCCGTGA
- the LOC112894846 gene encoding GTP-binding protein At2g22870 isoform X1: protein MLLHHRLLPRLLLLPSTHTSTSTLLRPSRLPRRLFLSPRFSALSHLAAPETVDQSDNEGATHEDVQVKLPLDRLFVPPGATVDAGNQEAVSARVLKGSNIVLGPYARGDAQVVNADFVKSSVRPDDCPRDGLPEFALVGRSNVGKSSLLNSLVRRKRLALTSKKPGKTQCINHFKVNDSWYLVDLPGYGYASAPQEARTNWDEFTRNYFLSRENLVSVFLLIDASIPAKKIDLDYASWLGQNKVPMTLVFTKCDKRKKKKNGGRRPEENVETFQSLIREYFEAAPPWIMTSSVTNQGRDEILLHMSQLRNYWLKH, encoded by the exons atgCTCCTCCACCATCGCCTCCTCCCTCGCCTACTACTACTTCCTTCCACCCACACCTCCACCTCTACCCTCCTGCGTCCCTCTCGTTTGCCGCGCCGCCTCTTCCTCTCGCCCCGCTTCTCCGCGCTCTCCCACCTAGCGGCCCCCGAGACCGTCGACCAATCAGACAACGAGGGTGCCACCCACGAGGATGTGCAGGTCAAGCTCCCGCTCGATCGCCTCTTCGTGCCGCCCGGGGCGACAGTGGATGCCGGAAACCAGGAGGCCGTGAGCGCACGGGTCCTCAAGGGATCCAACATCGTGCTAGGCCCGTACGCGCGCGGCGACGCGCAGGTGGTCAACGCGGATTTCGTGAAGAGCAGCGTGCGTCCCGATGACTGCCCCCGGGACGGGCTTCCGGAGTTCGCGCTCGTTGGCCGGTCCAACGTTGGCAAATCGTCGCTGCTCAACTCGCTCGTCCGCCGCAAGCGCCTCGCGCTCACCTCCAAGAAGCCTG GGAAGACCCAATGTATCAATCATTTCAAAGTAAATGACAGCTGGTATCTTGTTGACTTGCCTGGTTATGG ATATGCTTCTGCACCACAGGAAGCTCGTACCAATTGGGATGAATTTACTAGAAATTACTTTCTCAGCAGGGAGAATTTGGTATCTGTTTTTCTCCTTATAGATGCAAGTATACCTGCCAAGAAGATTGATCTTGACTATGCTAGTTGGCTTGGTCAAAACAAG GTCCCCATGACACTGGTGTTCACAAAATGTGACAAACGCAAGAAGAAGAAAAACGGCGGGAGGAGACCAGAAGAAAACGTGGAAACCTTCCAGAGTCTGATCCGTGAATACTTTGAGGCAGCACCTCCCTGGATCATGACGAGCAGCGTGACCAACCAGGGCCGCGACGAGATACTGCTGCACATGTCTCAGCTTAGGAATTATTGGCTCAAGCATTGA
- the LOC112894846 gene encoding GTP-binding protein At2g22870 isoform X2: MLLHHRLLPRLLLLPSTHTSTSTLLRPSRLPRRLFLSPRFSALSHLAAPETVDQSDNEGATHEDVQVKLPLDRLFVPPGATVDAGNQEAVSARVLKGSNIVLGPYARGDAQVVNADFVKSSVRPDDCPRDGLPEFALVGRSNVGKSSLLNSLVRRKRLALTSKKPGKTQCINHFKVNDSWYLVDLPGYGYASAPQEARTNWDEFTRNYFLSRENLVSVFLLIDASIPAKKIDLDYASWLGQNKQQSMFFLRFRSEGMFLFWQANKTLLLTY, from the exons atgCTCCTCCACCATCGCCTCCTCCCTCGCCTACTACTACTTCCTTCCACCCACACCTCCACCTCTACCCTCCTGCGTCCCTCTCGTTTGCCGCGCCGCCTCTTCCTCTCGCCCCGCTTCTCCGCGCTCTCCCACCTAGCGGCCCCCGAGACCGTCGACCAATCAGACAACGAGGGTGCCACCCACGAGGATGTGCAGGTCAAGCTCCCGCTCGATCGCCTCTTCGTGCCGCCCGGGGCGACAGTGGATGCCGGAAACCAGGAGGCCGTGAGCGCACGGGTCCTCAAGGGATCCAACATCGTGCTAGGCCCGTACGCGCGCGGCGACGCGCAGGTGGTCAACGCGGATTTCGTGAAGAGCAGCGTGCGTCCCGATGACTGCCCCCGGGACGGGCTTCCGGAGTTCGCGCTCGTTGGCCGGTCCAACGTTGGCAAATCGTCGCTGCTCAACTCGCTCGTCCGCCGCAAGCGCCTCGCGCTCACCTCCAAGAAGCCTG GGAAGACCCAATGTATCAATCATTTCAAAGTAAATGACAGCTGGTATCTTGTTGACTTGCCTGGTTATGG ATATGCTTCTGCACCACAGGAAGCTCGTACCAATTGGGATGAATTTACTAGAAATTACTTTCTCAGCAGGGAGAATTTGGTATCTGTTTTTCTCCTTATAGATGCAAGTATACCTGCCAAGAAGATTGATCTTGACTATGCTAGTTGGCTTGGTCAAAACAAG CAACAATCAATGTTTTTCTTGAGGTTTCGGTCAGAAGGCATGTTTCTGTTCTGGCAGGCAAACAAAACTTTGTTGCTAACTTATTAG
- the LOC112891661 gene encoding uncharacterized protein LOC112891661 produces the protein MGGGMEVHKNRWIEEWNAGRENLEFNFRWTRRSLAVVGLFGLAVPILVYKGIVREFHMQDEDAGRPLRKFL, from the exons atgggTGGCGGGATGGAGGTGCACAAGAACCGGTGGATCGAGGAGTGGAACGCTGGCCGCGAGAACCTCGAGTTCAACTTCCGCTGGACGCGCCGcagcctcgccgtcgtcgggctcttcggcctcgccgtcccCATCCTCGTCTACAAGGGCATCGTTCGCGAATTC CACATGCAAGATGAGGATGCAGGAAGACCGTTGAGGAAGTTCTTGTAA
- the LOC112894633 gene encoding mitochondrial import receptor subunit TOM7-1-like: MASGAAEKGKALADGSESAAESAARRSREWTTWAMKKAKVVAHYGFIPFVILVGMNSEPKPRLAQLLSPI, from the coding sequence ATGGCATCTGGGGCGGCGGAGAAGGGGAAGGCCCTGGCGGATGGGTCGGAGTCGGCGGCGGAgagcgcggcgcggcggtcgCGGGAGTGGACCACGTGGGCGATGAAGAAGGCCAAGGTGGTGGCCCACTACGGCTTCATCCCCTTCGTCATCCTCGTCGGCATGAACTCCGAGCCCAAGCCCCGCCTCGCCCAGCTCCTCTCCCCCATCTAG
- the LOC112895509 gene encoding uncharacterized protein LOC112895509: MRRDAVPAAPVAAGASPPIAAAVLPTGAVVIDVEGAPPPAEPPGVGCRICQLGPEDGGGSAAPGSEVIRLGCCCKDELGAAHRRCAEAWFRIKGDRRCEICGSDAKNITGLEVKHFMEQWHGRRMANIQTTEERESHCWRQQPCCNFLLASLLIVFMLPWFLRVNLF, translated from the exons ATGCGGCGGGACGCCGTCCCCGCCGCGCCCGTGGCGGCCGGCGCCTCGCCACCGATCGCTGCGGCCGTGCTCCCGACGGGCGCGGTGGTCATCGACGTCGAGGGGGCGCCACCGCCGGCGGAGCCCCCTGGGGTGGGGTGCCGGATCTGCCAACTCGGAcccgaggacggcggcgggtcGGCGGCGCCAGGGTCCGAGGTGATCCGGCTCGGCTGTTGCTGCAAGGACGAGCTCGGCGCCGCGCACCGGCGATGCGCCGAGGCGTGGTTTAGGATCAAGGGCGATAG GCGCTGCGAAATATGTGGTTCAGATGCCAAAAATATTACCGGGTTGGAAGTGAAACATTTCATGGAGCAATGGCATGGCCGAAGAATGGCAAACATCCAAACTACAGAGGAGAGGGAAAGCCATTGTTGGAGACAGCAGCCCTGCTGTAATTTTTTGTTAGCAAGCTTACTGATTGTTTTCATGCTACCCTGGTTTCTCCGTGTAAATTTGTTCTGA